The Drechmeria coniospora strain ARSEF 6962 chromosome 02, whole genome shotgun sequence genome has a segment encoding these proteins:
- a CDS encoding proteasome component PRE2 precursor gives MDTLVARYGRPAYEQNEPFEDETQELMNPMSSLLGKFAMPPVAQESMDFVGKTGMFGWINANSEADLGFLPKQPSSWLRAATDDRSNADCPIKIAHGTTTLAFRFQGGIIVATDSRASAGNWISSQTVKKVIEINSVLLGTMAGGAADCQYWLAWLGMQCRLHELRHKRRISVAAASKILANLVYSYKGMGLSMGTMCAGVTKEEGPALYYVDSDGTRLAGNLFCVGSGQTFAYGVLDAEYKYDLKVDEALELGRRSILAATHRDAFSGGYINLYHIKEDGWVKHGFNDTNPIFWKTKLEKGEFSNVSSELE, from the exons ATGGATACTCTTGTGGCAAGATATGGCCGTCCCGCCTACGAGCAAAACGAGCCCTTTGAGGACGAAACGCAGGAGCTGATGAACCCAATGTCGAGCCTCTTGGGCAAGTTTGCCATGCCCCCTGTTGCCCAG GAAAGCATGGATTTTGTCGGTAAAACTGGCATGTTTGGATGGATCAATGCAAATTCGGAGGCTGACCTGGGTTTCCTTCCGAAACAGCCCTCGTCCTGGCTCCGCGCCGCGACGGACGATCGATCAAATGCCGATTGCCCCATCAAGATTGCACACGGTACTACGACGCTTGCTTTTCGCTTCCAGGGCGGTATTATCGTGGCGACGGACTCGcgagcctcggccggcaacTGGATCTCGTCCCAGACGGTCAAGAAGGTGATTGAGATCAACAGCGTGCTGCTGGGCACCATGGCCGGTGGCGCGGCCGATTGCCAGTACTGGCTCGCCTGGCTGGGCATGCAGTGCCGACTCCATGAGCTGCGTCACAAGCGCCGCAtcagcgtcgccgccgcgagcaaGATTCTCGCCAACCTCGTTTATTCCTACAAGGGCATGGGCCTGAGCATGGGTACCATGTGCGCCGGCGTCACCAAGGAGGAGGGCCCGGCTCTCTATTACGTCGACAGCGATGGCACCCGGCTCGCCGGTAACCTCTTctgcgtcggcagcggccaAACGTTTGCGTACGGTGTGCTGGAtgccgagtacaagtatgacctcaaggtcgacgaggcgctgGAGCTCGGAAGAAGAAGCATCCTGGCGGCCACGCACCGCGATGCCTTCTCTGGTGGTTACATCAACCTCTACCACATCAAGGAGGACGGTTGGGTGAAGCACGGGTTCAACGATACGAACCCCATCTTCTGGAAGACGAAGCTTGAGAAGGGCGAGTTTTCCAACGTGTCGAGCGAATTGGAATAG